AGAAAACTATATTCTGCAGAGAAAAGTGTATTATGAACCTATTTTTGAAGATATCAACGGAGAATTTTCAAAAGCAGAGATCCGTTTGTTGTATATTTGGCGGGAAAATGACGAACGCCCTATCCTATTGGAAAATCTTGGGAGAATGACTAAAGCCGCCATGGTAAATGTAGATTTCAATAAAAAAGATGCCATCTGGATTGGAAGCTCAAATGCATTTTTTGGATAAAAAATTTAAAACTAATAATACATGGAAGAAAAGTCGACAGCTTTTGCTGAATTTGACAACAACAGTTTAACACGAAGAAGAAACTTATTACCCACCTGGATTAAAGTTTTCTTATGGTTCTTTTTAATCGGGAGCGCAATATCTGCTATCTTATTGATTGCAGGCTCTCTGCTGACTCATATCTCTTTATCGATATATGGGATCAATGCTAATCATCCTTATTCAATGACAGGACTTTTGATCAGCTTCCTTTTCCTGTTCAAAGGTATTGTTGCTTACGGACTTTGGTTTGAACAAAAATGGGCAGTACAAGCTGCAATAGTTGATGCCATCATAGGAATTGCTATCTGTCTCATTATGATGGCAATAATTCCATTTACCATTCCAACGATCAGTTTTACGCTTAGATTAGAACTCATTCCTTTGTATTTCTATCTCGTGAAAATGCAGAGCATAAAGAAAACCTGGGAAAGCTTATAAAAAACAAAACCTCCGAAATGTCGGAGGTTTATTTTTTTATTTATTCTTGTGACCTTCTATGAATTTTTCTTTTGTATTAAAAAGTATAACCTGAGAAGAAGCTCAAAAAGTTTGAAATACAGTAACAAAAAATCCCTCTTAGCGAGGGATAGTTTTATAAATCTGGACATGCCATTTGGTTGTCATGCGGGATACATACTTTATCATCGCCCCACGGCATAGGGCAATCATACCAACCTGGAGGACATCCTCCTTTTCCATTGATACTTCTTAATTTCTCCTTAGAGATTTTCTTTAAATTTTTCATGGTTTTGATTTTAGTTTAGAGTCAAATATAAAAATTATTCTCCAATTAGAGATTTAACATAAAAAAATATCCGTTACGGATTTCCGTAAACAAAAAACGTTCAATAAAAGTACCTTAGAAAGATGAAAGAATTTATTAAAGACTGCCTCTTATTTCAGAGCCCAGATTGGCAAGTGAAATTAATTGGATTTATCTCTTGGACATGTGGAATCGGATGGATTGTTTTAGTTTACCAGATTTTTATTAAGCAGCATATCTGAGCCATGGAAAAAAACCTCCCAAAAAGGGAGGCATTAAAAAAACTTGAAGTGTACTTTTAATTTGTACAAACACTGTAAATATACGGATAGGTTCTCGTCATAGCCCTACGGGAAACCGTAAATACAGTGAATTAAATATTTGTAAACTGGTAGCTAAAAATTATGACCTACAAAGCTATAGCACAATGGATATAAAAATTGCAATACGTTTTATTTATTCCGCATTGCAATTTTAATAAGTTTTATAAAGGTTTATTTACACGTTTTTGTCGTCTTCCAACAATTCCCTCGCCTGATATTCCTGTACCAGATCAATTGCATTGGAAATAACATCACTTAATGCCGTGATAAACGTTCCCTCTTCCGCCATTCCCATGGCGTGTTTTAATGCTTCGATCTCTTTAGGAATAATCTCGTAACTCACATCTCTGCCTGCAGCGTTAATCCCGTCAATAATCAATCCGTTAATTTCCTCTTCCGTTCTTCCACGAAGATGCTTTTCATTTCGGATGATAATATAATCAAACATTCTTCCTGCAATCTTTCCACATTCTCTAATATCGTTATCCCTTCTGTCTCCAACACCGGATATAATTCCAATTTTCTTTGTTGACTCAACATTTTTAAGATAATCTTCAATAGCTTCATACCCTGAAGGATTATGAGCGAAGTCAATCAACACCTTAAAGTTTTTGAATTTAAAGACATTCAATCTTCCCGGTGTAAGCTGAGCACTTGGAATAAATGTTCTCAAAGAATTGGAAATATCTTCAATTCCGAATCCATAAAGGTAACTTGCCAAACTAGCTGCTAATACATTTTCAATCATGAACCTGGCTTTTCCTTCCATTGTGATCGGGAAATCTTTGGCTTTTCCTATTCTGATTTTCCAGTCTCCTTTTTTAATGGTAACGAATCCTTCTTCATACACGCAGGTAATCTTTCCTTCTTTCGCAAATTTTACAATATGCGGATTGTTTTCATCCATACTGAAAATAGCCACATTAGAATCGAGATCATTCACAATCTTCATAGAATATTCATTATCGGCATTCAGTACACTCCAGCCACTCTTCTTGACACTGTCCAGTACTACACGTTTCACCTTGGTAAGGTCTCTCAGGTTGTGAACGTCATTCATTCCCAGATGATCTTCTTCAATATTGGTAAGAACTCCAATATCGCATTGTGAAAAACCAAGCCCGGAACGTAAAATTCCTCCTCTGGCAGTTTCCAGTACCGCAAACTCTACCGTTGGATCTTTTAGGATAAATTCTGCTGAAAGCGGTCCTGTAGTATCCCCTTTTGACAACATTGTGTTTTGAATGTAAATTCCGTCCGAAGTCGTGAATCCCACTCTGTAACCGTTACTTTTTACAATATGTGAAATAAGTCTTGTAGTCGTTGTTTTTCCATTGGTACCCGTCACTGCAATAATTGGAATGGTAAAAGGTTTGCCTTGTGGATAAAGCATATCTACTACCGGTGCAGCTACATTTCTTGGCAGTCCTTCACTTGGAGCCAGGTGCATTCTGAAGCCCGGAGCAGCATTTACTTCAATAATAGCTCCGCCACTTTCTTTTAAAGGCTGAGTTAGGTTTTCCGCCATCACATCAATACCGCAGACATCCAATCCGATAATTTTGGAGATTCTTTCTGCCATCGTAATATTTTCAGGATGTACCATATCTGTTACATCAATGGATGTTCCTCCGGTTGAAAGATTCGCTGTTGATTTCAAATAGACCACTTCTCCTCTTTGAGGAATAGTTTCCAAAGTATATTGAAGTTTATCAAGTAATTCTAAAGTGTCTTTATCAACTTCAATTTCAGTAAGAACATTTTCATGGCCATAGCCTCTTCTCGGGTCTTTATTTTCTTTTTCAATAAGCTGTTGAAGGTTCAGTTCTCCATCTCCTACAACATGAGCTGGAACTCTTCTGGCAGCGGCCACCATTTTATTATTGATCACCAGTATACGGAAATCGTAACCTGTAATATATTTTTCAACGATTACTTTTCTGGAATATTTTTGGGCATGTTCCAGACCTATTTTAGCAGATTCCCATTCGTTGACATTAATGGAAGAACCTTTTCCGTGATTTCCATCCAAAGGTTTTAAAACAATAGGATAACCAATTTTTCTGATTACAGCGTTTAATCCTTCTTCGTCTACAACCAAATCACCAATCGGCACCGGAATAGCAGCATCATGAAGCATTCTTTTCGTTAATTCTTTA
The window above is part of the Chryseobacterium sp. MA9 genome. Proteins encoded here:
- the cphA gene encoding cyanophycin synthetase; translation: MKIEKIQALRGPNIWSIRRKKLIQMRLDLEEMENYPTNKIEGFRERIEKLIPSLITHRCSEGVEGGFFHRVETGTWMGHVIEHIALEIQTLAGMDVGFGRTRETKTPGVYNVVFNYIEENAGIYAAEEATKIAEALIEGKDYDLNACIHRLKEIRERVRLGPSTGSIVEEAASRRIPWIRLGTNSLVQLGYGVNQQRFQATITGKTSSIAVDIACNKELTKRMLHDAAIPVPIGDLVVDEEGLNAVIRKIGYPIVLKPLDGNHGKGSSINVNEWESAKIGLEHAQKYSRKVIVEKYITGYDFRILVINNKMVAAARRVPAHVVGDGELNLQQLIEKENKDPRRGYGHENVLTEIEVDKDTLELLDKLQYTLETIPQRGEVVYLKSTANLSTGGTSIDVTDMVHPENITMAERISKIIGLDVCGIDVMAENLTQPLKESGGAIIEVNAAPGFRMHLAPSEGLPRNVAAPVVDMLYPQGKPFTIPIIAVTGTNGKTTTTRLISHIVKSNGYRVGFTTSDGIYIQNTMLSKGDTTGPLSAEFILKDPTVEFAVLETARGGILRSGLGFSQCDIGVLTNIEEDHLGMNDVHNLRDLTKVKRVVLDSVKKSGWSVLNADNEYSMKIVNDLDSNVAIFSMDENNPHIVKFAKEGKITCVYEEGFVTIKKGDWKIRIGKAKDFPITMEGKARFMIENVLAASLASYLYGFGIEDISNSLRTFIPSAQLTPGRLNVFKFKNFKVLIDFAHNPSGYEAIEDYLKNVESTKKIGIISGVGDRRDNDIRECGKIAGRMFDYIIIRNEKHLRGRTEEEINGLIIDGINAAGRDVSYEIIPKEIEALKHAMGMAEEGTFITALSDVISNAIDLVQEYQARELLEDDKNV